The genome window GTTCCCGAGGGCATTTTAAGAAGAGCACATGTAGGATTCATCTATAAATAAGCCTCCAAACTGTTCATAATACAAAAGTTTGGTAAACATTCTGCAGTATAGGCTACaagcgaaaaaaaaaagaagtaatcaGGTAATTACACACGTTATTTGTGTCGAGAATATTTTCGCATAAGTTCCTGATTTTCAACAAATGGCCCTAAAGTAGACCGTCTCATGAATCAGGCAATCTGAAATTTGCCAAAGACTTGTTTCAAAGTTCTAATCAAGACATGTTTCGGAAATCACAAACCCAAATTCAAATTGTAAAAAAAACAGTTCAAATTATGTGAGgattatttttctgaaatggacccAAATAGCTTAGCTAGCAGGAGACTAGATGTATCAATTGACATGTACATTTATCAGGAATATCAGAGAATGATGAGGAATACCAGTGAATAATAAAGTACCTGACATATGCTGCATTTGGCATCATCATTATCATGAGAAGTTATTCCAGGGACCAGGGAGGCACATGCATATGTGATTCTCTTGAGACATTTTGTCATCTGCTCTTCTGTAAGAGCTGTGCTAACAGTACCCATTTTCTCCTCCAAAGCTAATAGTTCCTATCcattatatatagagagagaatgaTTTAGCAAGATAAGGCATGAAAATAAAGTTCCTTAGCTAATTAGAAATAAATGGCATAATGCTTATAGGACAATCTTTTTTGTATTCGACAACCTGGAAGGAACTAGGAAGAATTAGACTAATCATTAAATCCGATCCGAAATATAATAAACCATCAAAGGTATATATCATGAGCAAATATTATTAAGGATATGGGACAATTTGCAGGCTTGCACAATCAAAACTACTAAAATGATGACATGGGCACTGTATCATCTAGCTtaaagtgagtgatcaaagatttttaaaaaaaaattaaaattatactatTTCCATAATAGTTATTTAAATAGATGACAAATGTaggaagataaagaaaaaattgaaaccaAACAATCTTGACCACAATATGAAAGAACAGGCAGTTCAGCATTCAACACTTCATTTTGAGCCTATGGCTGACCAACTGGAACTCAATGATCAAAAATCTTATATTGGAAATAGTCGTTAATCACAATAATATTTAATTGGAGATGGTACCTCATAGGACATATTATCGATGTCCATTCTCATGTCTCTGTGCTGATCGTGGAACCTTAGTGCCCCCCACAATACATTTGTCTCGAGAACCAATAATTGCTGCAAGAACACAAACCTATTTTGTTATCCAGATCAAAGTGCAAGGCTGAGAAAAACAGAGACCAATTACCTCATATGTTAACTCTTCATTGCGTTCAATCCGCTCTAATGCCAATAGCACCTGTATTTGCCACCAAAAAATGTAAAAAGAAACTTTACATTTCTAAAATTTCATTTTAGGTGAAAAGACATGTAAACGTTACTACCATTACAAGATTAAAACGCATGGATCTCTAATATCATTTTAGATGACCCCAAAATATTGGGACATTATGGCTTATTGTTGCTgttgttcttgttcttgttgttATTGCCGTTGTATAATATCATTTCAGGTTTCGTTGCTTCTATCATGAGTTCACAAGATCAAAGGCAACAAATAGCTAATTGCTAATTAAATTATGTCAAAGACCTCTGCAACTCCTTCCATGTTGAGGCGTCGGTGGCCATGCCGATCTCCAAAAAAGCGATGGGTGATTGGTGTGCTGCTACTTTCAGGGCGGGAAACCGATCTGCTTCGAATAACACAGTTGCTTGAACTTGGTCGTCCAGATGAATCATTGAAGACATATGGCAAATCTGTGGTAAATGCTGTTGTCGAACTCTCATGTACTGCTTCTGGTACAGAAAAATGCATCTGCTGAAGTTGGGGGGTTGGAGTAGGGTCATCAAGTGCAAGGGTGCTACCATTCCCTTCTTCAGATGGCCTCATTCTATTATCTCCAGGAGAAGCCCGCTGTGTTCTAACTGAAACTGCTCCATCCCTAATGGTAAGCCGGCTTCTGGACCTTGAaactgattgatgcatgattcggcCTGAAATGGGCAGATGTGGGACAAAAGTCTCAGAGTAAGTGGAACCCGAGTAACCTCCACCCAGAGAGGCATTTGACCCCCTGCCACTGGTTGCAGAACTCTCTCCATCAGATTGTCTCTTTCTTACCATAACAATCCTCTTATCACCAGTTAAATCAGAGGAACAACCTGAAGGACAAACATCAGATATCGATGTGCAACTTAGATTTTGAAGACCACATCTTGGTGACTCGGTGTCCAGAACTTGTGAGAAGGATTTGGCAGCACTAGCGGAATTCCTACTGGATACAGCAAAGGAGCGTGGAACAAAGGAACTCGAAGAAGCTTCCTGATTTCCTGAAACCAACTGTCCACTGATCTGTTTATGCATTTTTGAACTTGATGCACTGCTGCAACCATTGGATGACTTAGACTTGGCTGTGGAAACCCCCTTGAGAAATGAAGATTTACGACTGTTGGTTGTTAAGGAAACAGAATCTGTATCTTCTTTCCTCGCTTGTCTACCTTCGGAATTGAAATTGTTTGCTCGAACCTGTCGATCATTGCTGTCAATGTCATCAATCTGTTGTCTGGTACTACGTTCTTCCACAACTGATTCCTGTAGAAATGTCTGGTCATGCTGTTCCTGGAATGCTTTTCTATGGCTACCAGAGATAGAAGATGATTTTGAAGTGCTTCCAGCTATTGCCTTGCCGCTCGCAGAGCGAAAAGGAGCCCTCACATGTTTGTGCCTTTCAGGAGTCACAACTTGGGGACCCCTTGTCGAACCAACTCTGCTACTGCATCCCGACCTCCTGTAGTTCTGGACATGTCTATCTTCTTGGCTATGATCTCTGAAAGATAAGTTGGATCCCCTTCTAGCAAAACTCTCTCCTCTGCTAGTTCTGTTACTCACATATTCATCCATGTGATCGGAGTCGAACTGTGGATTTCAGCACACTGCTAAGGGATGGTTCTGCATATCCAAATTCAATATCATTAGTGTGTTACCATATAGAAGTACCAAATGGAAGCCTAAAAGCATGGAAATAAAGATTGTAATCCATCACCAGCACCGAAAAGATAGGATGATTGAATAGATGATATGAATGTTACAGAAGCACTCATCATAATCGTGTTTATCTTTGTACAGATTTTGGAAAACCAACAAAAAGATAGCAGGCATTTCTTGAAGAATTAGATATGTGAATGATCCATGTATGAAATTGTCGATACAGTGGTGAAGGACAGAGGAGAAAAAGGATCATCGACAATCACAATAACTACAAAACCATAACATAGGATTCTTATTTATGCAAAGAGAATTATGAAGAGAATAGCATCAGACTCAAAGATCGTATCTTGACATCCAGGAAGAAAAGGCGAAACCACATGCTTCGACACGAGAAGAAATGACAACCCAGAAAGCCACCTCTGTCTAGAGATTTGAGCTATTCCAACTACATCGACCGATGCATGCGCTATTATAAGGGAGAAGGCGATGAACCCCTCAATTTTCCGCAAACGCAGCTGCAACGATCGGACCTTTCGATCAAAAGCTGAGATTATGGAGCAAAGCATATCTAAAAACAGCATAATCGAAGCCAAAAATAGCTCCGTTTCCGTCGCTTATACCTTCAGAGGCGGCGTAATAGACGCGCGAGATGAGAACCCCGATCGATCGCTCCGAaggcgaggagagagagagagagatggggatgCGCGAGAACTGAAATGAGACGTGATAGAGGAAGATCCGAGGCTTTTAATACCCCACACGGCCACAACAATCCCCCCACCAACTTCACGGGGGCGAGTGAAACGGCCCCAGCCGAAGCGGAAGAAGCCGTAGATCGACTTCTAGCCGTTCGATTCTCGTGGAGATTCGGGAAGGCGAGGTTGGATGCCATTTGCGTTTCGTCCTCCCAAACGAATCATTTAATGCATACGAATAAAGAACGAATTTTTACCCACCTTTTCCTGCTTCCTTCGTACCTTTTTAGCGTCCTCCCGACCTTCTCCCCTGAGGAGAAGCAGAGGAACCGATCGATGATCGATCCCCGGTGCTTCTTTGCCTTCTCGGACGGTTTCGAAAGGGAAAATGATCGAATTTTTACGCCTTTTCACAGCCCGCGAACGTGATCTTGGACCCGAGAACCTTCGCTCTGCATCGATCGAGCTGAAATCCTTTCGTCTCTTCTCTCGGGAAGGGCGAAGTTTCCGTCTTTTATCGATTCATTTCTCAAATCCGGGGGGGGACAACGGATAAAGCGCAGAAACCAAACATCTTTAGCGCTCTTGGCCGAGGAAAGGGAGGGGGATTGGAATCATTGCAAATGGACGAAAAGGAAAATGGCATCCAATGAGCATTCTCTGCCTGCTTTGTCTCCTCTGTCTTCAATATCAATCTCTGATGCAGAGTCATGCTGATATGGGAAAAACTTGTGATTTCCAAGATTTGGAGGAACATAATCCCTTATTTAGGGATGAATCTGAACACAGCCACATTCTGAGGAATAAATAATTCATTTTGTTTTGATATCAGAGCGAACAGATTGTTAAACCATTAGAACTTTGAAGTAGTACATGAAATCACTGTAGTCAGTGGTTTCAAGTACTCAAAGATTACAAAAGGGTAGAAAGATTTAGCTCATGTCAAGAGATAAATGAGCTTAGGACTCCTCCTCCATTGTGATCCAATCACAGGTCCGATGGCCAACTTGTGATGCATTGTAGCTCAACAATCCATCAAGGAAGTATTCCAACTTGCAGAACATTGGAAAACTACAAGAATCTCACGAGATGAGCCGAGTCTAATCATTGCCAAAGTAGCCACTGGCTACTCCTAAgcagttctctctctctcctcatggTCACTTCCTGTGTTCATTGATCACTTGTAGGTGGAGCAGATGCCTTTATTGCTGGAACATTGAGTACTTAAAATGAGAGGAGGACATCTTTTAATGGAGGCTTCACATTGCTTTTAAGAAAGCTCGAGGAATTCCTGGAACAAGAGTACCTCAAAAGCTCCTCCTCAGTAGAGTAATGGTTGCAAATGGAACAGTTGCAATTGTTGTAAGCTGAATTCATGGCCATATCAGATTAATCTGTGCTTTGCATGCTAACCACTGCATACAGGTTGGCTCTGCACATCTCTTATTGAACTTGAATGAGGTTTATTATTAGCTGCTCAAGTGCTGGAGTTGTTGCATGAGACTTTTGAGTTTCTTAGTAGGTCAAATGCTAAAGTTGGGAGACAGAAACACAATTTTGATCCACAAACTTCTTGAGTTTATGATTAGAATATGATAGGGATTTATTGCAAGTTAAAGCACAAGTCATAACATCATATTCCAAGATCATCACAAACCtaatgggatatatatatatatatatatatatatatataatgtaaagtAGAAAGGGAATTTATCCAATTAGTCGACACAATAAGATTTATAAATGATAACaatgatcataataataataatataataataataataatgcaatTTATAGTTTTAAAATCTGATTAATGAATATTTAGTCCATCTCATAAATACAAATATCCGCCCTACTTACATCAAAATTGAATCCAACGGTCAGAACGTCACTAGATCAAAATTATCTGCTGTACTGGTGGGGCGCGGTCGGCTTCATCCCAGCCGTCTGATTTCGCGCGATTTCGTCAGTCCTACGGTCGCGATTCGTGCGAGGAGTTTGCCCCGCAGGCACTTTGTTCCGCCGTGTTGAACCGCTCAGATCTATCGTCGTCTAAATCAACGGTGGAACACGCATTGCATATAGGTTTTAAGTTGGGGCGCCAACCCGTTAACCAAAACGACTacgtgtgtgtacatatatacatcAACGAGACCAGATCTGGAAACCTCGAACTTGACGAGCGAAGGAACCGGAGGGGGCGGTCGACGGCGGAGTCGCCGATGCGATCCTCGTCAAGTCGAAGCAGTTCGATCGACTCGTACTGGTCTGTCCCTCCTCTTCTTTTCTATTCTTTTCGCTCCACGCTGTGACTTCCCTTTCCTTCCCTGATTGTTCGGTTGGGAGTTCGAGATGGAGGGTTGTCGTTGGCGTGATACATTTCGTCTTGACACTTCTTTTCTGTGATCTTCGTCGATCTGGCTTTTCTTGATTTACTTGGGCGTGGATGCCAAATTGAGCGATTCTGATGCAATTGTCGCAAGAAAGAGGGATTGTGGTTGCCTGATTTGCCCTTTCGAGTTGTAGATTCAATAAACAGTTGGGGCAAGCAAGTGGACGTGGATTGACATTTCTGACAATTGCTTCCTCGCAATTGCAAAGATTTAGGGTTCTCGAATACTCTTGATTGTGTGCATAGATTACTTCAAATGATAATGCATCTCTTATCTACGAATGCTGATTTCTACAAATCACATAATGACGATTTCCTTTAATGATGTGTGTTTTCCTTTACCTATTACATGAGCAAAATTGAGATCAATGGTGGAGCCTTCCTTTTCCGATATAACACTAATTGAACATACTGTTCACCTTGCTAATGCTAGAGTTACAATCTTCGGCAGGCAATATCACTGAAGACCAGATGTTGATGGTAGATGGCCATCCAATTACTTTTTATTATCTTGTAAAGAGCCGCTGGCAATGCATGCTCAAACTCCTAGAAGCAGAGATGATAGACTCGAACAATTTCATCAAGGTAAGCAATTCAAcctttctttttcttggttggatcTGCATAGGCATATTCCGTATTTCTTTTTAGTTTCAGTACATTGTCAGTAGCTGAATTTTCTTTCCGTAATATCCTTTTATGTCCTTTGCCCCTCTCAAGTATCTGACGCAGCCAGTTGTAGGGTCTCCATGGTGGTTCGGTGCAAATTGAAACCGAACCAGGCCGAAATCGGAAACGAACCTGGTCAATGGTCCGGTGGTTCCAAATCGAATTGGAACCATCGCCATATAGTTCGGTTCTGGTTCCTAGATTTAACATAAATAGGTTTCATAATATAGCAGTGGTTAATACTTTAGATTTGGAAGTCTATTGATCTGGATTTGAATCTTGGTAGAgtactttattatttatttatttatttgaaatcagTGAATCAGAACCGGAACTAAACTTACGATTTCAGTTTCGAAACCGGAATCGGCGATTTCAGAATTGGAACCAGTTTAGTTCTAGTTCCAAATTTGGTGGAGTCAGAACCGACGATTTCAGGACTGTAGGCACGCCTAGCAAGTTGATTGTCCATTGGTTGCACATAGCTTGGTAGAAATATATTTGCTAGTTCGGCTGTAATTTTGCTTATTCATTGTTCACAGAATTAATTGTTCGGTGCAGTGCTTGTTCTCTATGGTTAACAACTTTTGTTGGAGGCCTTGAAAGATCATACCAGCAATATTTTGACATTCTAGTTGGACTTGCTAGTAACTGATCTTTAGACCACCATGGCCTTGGATTCTTTGATTTGGAGATTCCTTTAGCTCTTCTCTGACTTTGGAAGAAAGTCATACCGGAAGGGATTATATCAATGTTAGTTTCTTAGGTATAGATCACAAATAGATAGAACATTGGTTTCTCTTAGTAGGTAAAATGTAAGAATGCTTCCTACAGGTATGAAAAGGAATATAGAGATTTTGTTTCCACGTTATTGAGGGTAATGACACTAAGTGAGAAGTGAATTCATTTCGTAGATTGTCCTCAATGCAAACTAATAGGATTTTTAGTAAGAGCTCAAAAAGTGAAGCCTGCTCTGTGCAACAACAGATGGGATCCAACTTTCTGTAGAAGGCTTTAGCTGCCACCTCCCCTTGATATGAGGTTGCAGATATTGACTCCTAGGATGATCACCCATATGTTTCTTAGTCCTAATTTTCGAAGAAGGCATTGTCCCATCTGACGCTCAACTCATAGAAGCCTTTGTAAAAAAGCTATCCTGCATTTTGGAGCGGAGATGATTTTTTTCTTACAAGTAGGAGTGATAAGTGGGACAAGAGAATCCAAACATGCGATCAGAGCTCGACCACTCATGCAATATTAGTAGATGGCTTCCTCGAGGCTCATAACGCGAATTTGGATCGTGGTAATAACAAAGTGAACTTATAGTAGGAGAAAGAAATATTTTCCGACGGAAAGGGCAACGTACACAAGATATTACTCTGATATATAAATGAGGCTATATCGATTAAGAAGATATAGAATTGACCTTGCCGAGAAGATATTATGGCACGATCCATCTTATTAGTCTTGTAGTTATGGATAAATCGTTGTAGATTAGTGAGATGAAGACGTCAAATGATATATGTCGAGGGAGGCGTCAAATTCTAATGTGTCAGGTATTCTTTTCTCGTTAAAaagaatttaatttaataattagaGATTGAAAGgaaaaactttttaattaaaaattttataatgatTAGTCTGAGTCAAATTGTTAACATATATGAGGTCAAAtattaatttaatctaaaaactaAGGCTTATGGATTATGGGCTAAAAATAGTATATGTAACTCAACTCTTTTAATCGTTATAAGACTATCCCTCATTCCATCTCTTCTTGTCTCatacacaaatatttttaacatttttactcttaatatatattattttaatcattgaAAAGGTTTAACTAATTAGAAGTATATTTAGGAGTGATATACACTTAGCTATACGAGACCATCCTCCCATTTCATCTCTTCTTATCTTAgacacataaatatttttaac of Musa acuminata AAA Group cultivar baxijiao chromosome BXJ2-3, Cavendish_Baxijiao_AAA, whole genome shotgun sequence contains these proteins:
- the LOC103976881 gene encoding probable E3 ubiquitin-protein ligase RHG1A translates to MDEYVSNRTSRGESFARRGSNLSFRDHSQEDRHVQNYRRSGCSSRVGSTRGPQVVTPERHKHVRAPFRSASGKAIAGSTSKSSSISGSHRKAFQEQHDQTFLQESVVEERSTRQQIDDIDSNDRQVRANNFNSEGRQARKEDTDSVSLTTNSRKSSFLKGVSTAKSKSSNGCSSASSSKMHKQISGQLVSGNQEASSSSFVPRSFAVSSRNSASAAKSFSQVLDTESPRCGLQNLSCTSISDVCPSGCSSDLTGDKRIVMVRKRQSDGESSATSGRGSNASLGGGYSGSTYSETFVPHLPISGRIMHQSVSRSRSRLTIRDGAVSVRTQRASPGDNRMRPSEEGNGSTLALDDPTPTPQLQQMHFSVPEAVHESSTTAFTTDLPYVFNDSSGRPSSSNCVIRSRSVSRPESSSTPITHRFFGDRHGHRRLNMEGVAEVLLALERIERNEELTYEQLLVLETNVLWGALRFHDQHRDMRMDIDNMSYEELLALEEKMGTVSTALTEEQMTKCLKRITYACASLVPGITSHDNDDAKCSICQEDYIDGEEVGRLPCEHLYHVACIDQWLQQKNWCPICKSSALPSKETAQN